One window of the Torulaspora delbrueckii CBS 1146 chromosome 6, complete genome genome contains the following:
- the GRS1 gene encoding glycine--tRNA ligase (similar to Saccharomyces cerevisiae GRS1 (YBR121C) and GRS2 (YPR081C); ancestral locus Anc_3.381), translated as MSVEDIKKARTAVEFNRENLESVLRGRFFYAPAFDLYGGVSGLYDYGPPGCAFQANVVDQWRKHFILEEDMLEVDCTMLTPYEVLKTSGHVDKFSDWMCRDLKTGEIFRADHLVEEVLEARLKGDKAARGISEADVEEDADKKKRKKKVKQIKAVKLSDHVVKEYNEVLAKIDGYSGPELGELMVKYNIGNPVTGEALEAPKAFNLMFETAIGPSGQLKGYLRPETAQGQFLNFNKLLEFNNSKTPFASASIGKSFRNEISPRAGLLRVREFLMAEIEHFLDPEDKSHPRFHEVKDVKLSFLPREVQEAGSTEPIVKTIGEAVESKMVDNETLGYFIARISQFLLSIGVDETKMRFRQHMANEMAHYAADCWDGELLTSYGWIECVGCADRSAYDLTVHSKKTKQKLVVRQKLDEPVEVTKWEIDLTKKLFGPKFRKDAPKVEAHLLNLSQEELASKGEELKNNGKIVFKVDGVEGDVEMDDKFVTIEQRTKTEHVREFTPNVIEPSFGIGRIIYSVFEHCFWSRPEDTARAVLSFPPLVAPSKVLLVPLSNHKDLAPVTAEISKLLRREKIPFKVDDSGVSIGKRYARNDELGTPFGVTIDFESIKDGSVTLRERDSTKQVRGSAADIIKAIREITYNGASWEEGTKGLAPFVSQSETETETE; from the coding sequence ATGAGTGTCGAAGATATTAAGAAGGCAAGAACTGCCGTTGAGTTCAACAGAGAGAACTTGGAATCTGTCCTAAGAGGTAGATTTTTTTACGCTCCTGCCTTTGATTTGTATGGTGGTGTCTCTGGTTTGTATGACTATGGTCCGCCAGGCTGTGCTTTCCAAGCTAACGTGGTGGATCAGTGGAGAAAGCATTTCATCTTGGAAGAGGATATGCTTGAAGTCGATTGTACCATGTTGACTCCATACgaagttttgaagacttcTGGACACGTTGATAAGTTCTCCGACTGGATGTGTAGAGATTTAAAGACCGGTGAGATCTTCAGAGCAGATCATTTGGTGGAGGAAGTTTTGGAAGCTCGTTTGAAAGGGGACAAAGCTGCTAGAGGTATCAGTGAGGCTGACGTTGAGGAAGATGCTgacaaaaagaagagaaagaagaaggtcaaACAGATCAAAGCTGTGAAACTTTCCGACCATGTTGTCAAGGAATATAATGAGGTGCTAGCTAAGATTGATGGTTACTCCGGCCCAGAGCTAGGTGAACTTATGGTTAAATATAATATCGGTAACCCAGTCACAGGCGAAGCCTTGGAAGCTCCAAAAGCTTTTAACTTGATGTTCGAGACTGCTATTGGTCCATctggtcaattgaagggTTACTTGAGACCCGAAACTGCTCAAGGTCAATTTTTaaacttcaacaagttgCTTGAATTCAACAACAGTAAGACCCCTTTCGCTTCTGCTTCTATCGGTAAATCTTTCAGAAACGAGATTTCTCCAAGAGCAGGTTTGTTAAGAGTGCGTGAGTTCTTGATGGCTGAGATTGAACATTTCCTTGACCCTGAGGACAAATCTCACCCAAGATTCCACGAAGTTAAGGACGTAAAGCTATCTTTCCTACCACGTGAAGTCCAGGAGGCTGGCTCTACTGAACCTATTGTCAAGACCATTGGTGAAGCTGTCGAAAGCAAGATGGTTGACAACGAGACTCTCGGTTACTTTATTGCTAGAATCTCTCAATTTTTATTGTCAATTGGTGTCGATGAAACCAAGATGAGATTCCGTCAACATATGGCCAATGAAATGGCTCACTACGCCGCCGACTGTTGGGATGGTGAATTACTAACCTCTTACGGCTGGATCGAATGTGTTGGTTGTGCTGATAGATCTGCTTACGATTTAACTGTTCATTCCAAGAAAACCAAACAGAAGTTGGTTGTTAGACAAAAACTAGACGAACCTGTTGAGGTTACTAAGTGGGAGATCGATCTAACTAAGAAGTTGTTCGGTCCAAAATTCAGGAAAGATGCACCAAAGGTTGAAGCtcatttgttgaacttgtcccaagaagaattggcttCAAAGggagaagaattgaagaacaatggTAAGATTGTCTTCAAGGTCGATGGTGTTGAAGGTGACGTCGAGATGGACGACAAATTCGTTACCATTGAACAGAGAACCAAGACCGAGCACGTGAGGGAATTTACTCCAAATGTCATCGAGCCCTCTTTCGGTATTGGCCGTATTATCTACTCTGTTTTCGAACATTGTTTCTGGAGTAGACCAGAAGACACTGCTAGAGctgttctttctttccCACCTCTAGTGGCCCCAAGCAAAGTCCTGTTGGTTCCTCTATCTAACCATAAGGATTTGGCTCCAGTTACTGCTGAAATCTCCAAGCTATTGAGACGTGAAAAGATTCCATTCAAGGTTGACGATTCCGGTGTTTCTATTGGTAAAAGATATGCTCGTAACGATGAACTGGGTACTCCGTTCGGCGTCACCATTGACTTTGAATCTATAAAAGATGGCTCTGTCACAttgagagaaagagactCCACTAAACAAGTCAGAGGTTCAGCAGCTGACATCATCAAAGCCATCCGCGAGATCACCTACAATGGTGCCTCCTGGGAAGAAGGTACTAAAGGTTTGGCTCCATTCGTTTCTCAATCCGAGACTGAGACTGAAACTGAATAA
- the DOA1 gene encoding Doa1p (similar to Saccharomyces cerevisiae DOA1 (YKL213C); ancestral locus Anc_1.534) has translation MYQLSCALEGHSQDVRDVVAISDEKVASVSRDGSVRVWSKLEGQRTWESKIIHESEGFLNSITYESERNLLFYGGKDTLINASPADASLGDDPLYTLIGHDSNVCSLGDLQGRVISGSWDKTAKVWENGTMKWNLTGHDGSVWDAKIIPHMEDHFLTASADKTIKLWKRDELIRTFSGIHKDVIRHLEIIPSSNQFISSSNDGTIKICDFEGNVIKSLEGHESFVYSCKLSPNGDIVSCGEDRSVRVWAPNGQLKQVIQLPAISVWCVDILPNGDFVVGSSDNLVRVFTSDESRRAPIVEIEALHKEVENSSINSQTMGMDESKIVPYETLQSPGKKEGQVAVVRAPTGVIEAHQFSQGSWVKIGDVVGASQSGSGKKIEFEGKKYDYVFDVDIEDGQPPLKLPVNVNDNPYILADNFLARNELPQSYRDQVVNFILKNTGGVSLDESVSETQVHTFSVLPVKEYLSITNYNPETIFNGIVKLNSNEKTYDDEALAEIGAALHSVDESWEMIYSYARTIRSEWKVKTPAYDLMRIIVPMLPYSTDIGEFIEEGLGNKNITISMLTLRILINCFKNNTWGIGLMSSKDVYESVFETVEGEFAHATQKQSQSYAVAVSTLLFNYSALVVKDAKNLDIVPIISDAINTKFALLEGFQNTEEAAYRLIVALGNLATVEPSLKQFASSLSWTKKIQVKIRWHVKIRAHIP, from the coding sequence ATGTATCAATTGAGTTGTGCATTGGAAGGACACTCTCAAGATGTCCGAGATGTGGTTGCCATAAGCGATGAGAAAGTCGCTAGCGTATCCCGAGACGGTTCGGTCAGAGTTTGGTCCAAGTTGGAGGGTCAGAGAACCTGGGAAAGTAAGATTATTCATGAGAGCGAAGGGTTTCTCAATAGCATTACCTATGAAAGCGAAAGAAATTTACTATTTTATGGGGGGAAGGACACATTAATCAATGCATCGCCTGCTGATGCTTCTCTCGGTGATGATCCTTTGTACACGTTGATTGGGCATGATTCGAATGTTTGCAGCTTGGGTGACCTTCAAGGACGTGTGATCAGTGGTAGTTGGGACAAGACTGCCAAGGTTTGGGAGAACGGTACAATGAAATGGAACCTCACTGGTCATGACGGATCTGTATGGGATGCCAAGATCATACCGCATATGGAAGATCATTTCTTGACAGCTTCTGCTGATAAAACCATCAAGCTATGGAAGCGCGATGAGTTAATCAGAACATTTTCCGGCATACATAAAGACGTCATTAGGCATTTGGAGATTATTCCCTCCAGCAATCAGTTTATCAGTAGCTCCAACGACGGAACCATAAAGATATGTGATTTTGAGGGAAATGTGATAAAGAGTTTAGAAGGCCATGAAAGTTTCGTTTACAGCTGTAAATTGAGCCCTAACGGAGACATAGTGAGCTGTGGTGAGGATAGATCGGTTAGAGTGTGGGCCCCAAATGGTCAACTAAAACAGGTTATTCAGTTGCCAGCTATATCAGTGTGGTGCGTTGATATCTTACCAAATGGAGACTTTGTCGTAGGCAGTAGCGACAATTTGGTCAGGGTTTTCACCAGCGATGAATCCAGAAGGGCACCtattgttgaaattgaagctcttCATAAGGAGGTAGAAAACTCATCTATAAATTCACAGACTATGGGGATGGACGAATCGAAGATTGTGCCTTACGAGACATTACAAAGTCCCGGAAAGAAGGAAGGCCAAGTTGCTGTTGTCAGAGCTCCAACTGGGGTTATAGAAGCACATCAATTTTCTCAAGGTAGTTGGGTAAAGATCGGAGATGTAGTGGGCGCCTCTCAAAGTGGGAGTGGCAAGAAGATAGAGTTTGAAGGTAAAAAATATGATTATGTCTTCGATGTGgatattgaagatggaCAACCTCCATTAAAACTCCCAGTGAATGTTAATGACAATCCATATATTCTTGCAGATAATTTTTTGGCTCGTAACGAGTTGCCACAATCGTACCGTGACCAAGTCGTGAACTTTATTCTGAAGAATACGGGTGGAGTATCGCTGGATGAATCGGTCAGTGAGACGCAGGTTCATACCTTCTCCGTTCTGCCGGTAAAGGAATATCTCTCCATTACCAACTATAACCCAGAAACCATTTTCAATGGGATAGTCAAGCTCAACTCCAATGAGAAAACCtatgatgatgaggctTTGGCTGAAATCGGTGCTGCTTTACACAGCGTTGACGAGAGTTGGGAAATGATTTATTCCTATGCGAGAACAATAAGATCTGAATGGAAAGTGAAGACCCCTGCTTATGACCTAATGAGAATAATCGTACCCATGTTGCCATACTCCACCGACATAGGTGAATTCATCGAAGAGGGCTTAGGTAACAAAAATATCACAATCAGTATGCTCACTCTTCGAATTCTGATCAACTGTTTCAAAAACAACACTTGGGGAATTGGCCTAATGTCATCAAAAGACGTCTACGAGTCTGTTTTTGAGACTGTTGAGGGTGAATTTGCTCATGCGACCCAGAAACAATCCCAAAGCTATGCTGTAGCAGTGTCGACGTTGCTGTTTAATTACAGTGCCTTAGTAGTAAAAGACGCAAAGAATCTAGACATAGTACCAATTATCTCAGATGCTATAAACACGAAGTTTGCCTTGCTTGAAGGATTCCAAAAcactgaagaagctgcatACCGGTTGATCGTTGCCTTAGGAAATTTAGCCACTGTAGAGCCCTCATTGAAGCAATTCGCAAGCTCGCTGTCCTGGACTAAAAAAATACAAGTCAAGATACGGTGGCACGTCAAGATTCGAGCACATATTCCATGA
- the HOC1 gene encoding alpha-1,6-mannosyltransferase (similar to Saccharomyces cerevisiae HOC1 (YJR075W); ancestral locus Anc_1.530), with protein MAKAKKGVFLKRALFLAVPAIIALVLLIRFLNNSKAADLQNLLQNLPKEISQSINSAASNQKSDADLLKQFEALAADIKKKHEEQARQFEKERKALQKQIHELKQVPEQATLREKLVYAFRYDTKRKFPAYIWQIKPNFDSDSEDILVWERNWDDKNPGFVHEITNEDMAETLVRHFYSSIPDVLEAYESLPSKVLKVDFFKYLILLARGGVFADMDTNPLQPVPNWIPENIEPHKIGIIVGVEHDASSPDWRSRYIRRLQFGTWIIQSKPGHPIIREVVAKITEVTLKRKKENNLNTNLRNDLNIMSWTGSGLWTDVIFSYFNDYMRSGILQKITWKEFHGLVKPKLLSDVLVFPSFSFNAPSIVKKDDPNRSLYFITHKGRKSWKTAPKVEGN; from the coding sequence ATGGCAAAGGCTAAGAAGGGtgtcttcttgaaaaggGCACTGTTTCTAGCCGTTCCGGCAATTATAGCGCTGGTCCTGTTGATTAGgttcttgaacaattcgAAAGCTGCCGATCTGCAAAACCTGTTGCAGAATCTGCCCAAGGAGATCTCACAGAGTATTAATTCAGCTGCTTCAAATCAGAAGAGTGACGcagatttgttgaaacaGTTTGAGGCATTGGCTGctgatatcaagaagaaacatgAGGAACAGGCAAGACAATTCGAAAAGGAGCGTAAAGCACTTCAGAAACAGATCCACGAGTTGAAACAAGTTCCTGAACAGGCTACTTTGCGTGAGAAATTGGTTTACGCTTTTAGATATGATACCAAGAGGAAGTTTCCAGCATATATCTGGCAGATCAAGCCTAATTTCGACAGCGACTCGGAGGATATCTTGGTTTGGGAGAGAAATTGGGACGACAAAAACCCAGGATTTGTACACGAAATTACGAACGAGGATATGGCCGAAACATTGGTTCGCCATTTTTACTCCTCCATCCCAGATGTGCTCGAAGCTTACGAATCATTGCCTTCTAAAGTGCTCAAggttgatttcttcaaatatttgatcttgttgGCTCGTGGAGGTGTGTTTGCAGATATGGACACTAACCCATTGCAACCAGTTCCCAACTGGATACCGGAGAATATCGAACCACACAAGATTGGAATCATCGTTGGTGTGGAACATGACGCTAGCTCACCCGACTGGAGAAGTCGGTATATTAGAAGATTGCAGTTTGGTACTTGGATCATCCAGTCCAAACCGGGGCATCCAATCATTAGAGAAGTAGTGGCTAAGATCACCGAAGTGACTTTGAAACGTAAGAAGGAGAACAACCTAAACACAAACCTGCGAAATGATCTCAACATCATGAGTTGGACAGGATCAGGCTTATGGACAGATGTCATCTTCAGTTACTTTAACGATTATATGAGAAGTGGGATCCTACAGAAGATCACCTGGAAGGAGTTTCATGGGTTAGTCAAACCAAAACTTCTAAGTGACGTGCTAGTCTTTCCCTCGTTCTCGTTCAACGCACCAAGTATagtcaagaaagatgacCCAAACAGGTCACTCTACTTCATCACTCACAAGGGCAGAAAATCATGGAAAACTGCCCCAAAGGTCGAAGGTAACTAA
- the SAC1 gene encoding phosphatidylinositol-3-phosphatase SAC1 (similar to Saccharomyces cerevisiae SAC1 (YKL212W); ancestral locus Anc_1.533), producing the protein MTGPLLYARTPEGLLFRSAATSEKSDTVIQLSARDQTVSVVGLEEFPLQGKITKVAALLGFIKLKLNRYVVIANRVEESGRLDRHTFYKVVDHSIIPVKENARVDSDESEYLKLLEMQLNHSTLYFSYTYDLTNSMQRNEKIGSSSWKTADTRFFWNHYLTEELRNLADDHESVAALIQPVIYGYAKVVDRVFNGSSISIGLISRRSRFRAGTRYFRRGIDEDGNVGNFNETEQVLAVQNLQDGSVNHFSFLQTRGSVPVYWAEINNLKYKPSLVIGEQSALDAAKKHFEEQKKLYGQNYLVNLVNQGGHELPVKEAYESTVHALNDPMLHYIYFDFHHECRKMRWFRVKLLIDHLKDMGLKNTDFFHVVTISNGATREVLSEQKSVVRTNCMDCLDRTNVVQSVLAHWVLQKEFESAGVITNGAAWETDGKLLSTFQNFWADNADAVSCAYSGTRALKTDFTRTGKRTRTGAFNDFINSASRYYQNNLADGPRQDSYDLFLGNFKPYMTSIQSPFPDRRPLYIQFMPTVLYAALTVLGATVIFPKDHFTSSKNLAFFLGAAVILFVSGRFLIQNGLQYVSWPKLVDVGFLVVQQTHNKEKEFKGLKYIPSSKFVKPNVGKKD; encoded by the coding sequence ATGACTGGTCCGTTGTTATATGCTAGAACGCCCGAAGGGTTACTGTTCAGATCAGCTGCGACTTCTGAAAAATCTGATACTGTGATCCAATTGTCTGCCAGGGATCAGACTGTTAGTGTTGTTGGATTGGAAGAGTTCCCCTTGCAAGGTAAGATCACTAAAGTTGCCGCTTTGTTGGGATTTATtaaattgaagttgaacaGATATGTGGTCATTGCTAACAGAGTCGAAGAAAGCGGTAGATTGGATCGCCATACTTTTTACAAGGTGGTAGATCACTCAATTATTCCTGTAAAGGAAAATGCTCGGGTAGACTCAGATGAGTCCGAATATTTGAAGTTGTTGGAAATGCAATTGAATCATTCAACGTTGTACTTCTCTTACACTTATGatttgaccaattcaatGCAAAGAAATGAGAAAATAGGATCTTCTTCGTGGAAGACTGCTGACACACGATTTTTCTGGAACCACTATTTGACTGAAGAACTACGAAATCTAGCAGACGATCACGAGAGTGTGGCAGCTTTGATTCAGCCGGTCATTTACGGCTACGCCAAGGTAGTTGATAGAGTATTCAACGGCTCTTCTATCTCAATTGGGTTGATCTCAAGACGTAGCAGGTTTAGAGCTGGTACTAGATACTTCCGTCGTGGTATTGACGAAGACGGTAACGTTGGTAATTTTAATGAAACAGAGCAGGTTTTGGCGGTGCAAAACTTGCAAGATGGCAGTGTCAATcatttctcttttcttcaaaccagAGGTTCTGTCCCAGTTTACTGGGCAGAGATCAACAACTTGAAATACAAGCCCAGTTTGGTTATTGGCGAACAATCAGCATTGGATGCAGCAAAGAAGCATTTCGAAGAACAGAAAAAGTTGTACGGCCAAAACTATTTGGTGAATTTAGTCAACCAGGGTGGGCACGAATTGCCTGTCAAAGAAGCGTATGAATCGACAGTACATGCGTTGAATGATCCAATGCTTCACTACATCTATTTTGATTTCCACCATGAATGTCGGAAAATGAGATGGTTCAGAGTCAAGTTATTGATCGATCATCTGAAAGATATGGGTCTCAAGAATACCGATTTCTTTCATGTTGTTACTATTTCCAACGGTGCTACTAGGGAGGTTCTTAGTGAACAAAAATCCGTTGTGAGAACAAATTGTATGGATTGTCTAGATAGAACAAATGTTGTTCAGTCTGTTTTGGCCCATTGGGTTTTGCAAAAGGAGTTTGAAAGTGCCGGTGTGATAACAAACGGGGCCGCCTGGGAAACTGATGGAAAGTTATTATCAACtttccaaaacttttgGGCTGATAATGCAGATGCTGTCAGTTGTGCATACTCAGGTACTCGCGCCTTAAAGACTGATTTTACCAGAACTGGTAAACGTACCCGTACAGGAGCTTTTAAcgattttatcaattcAGCCTCGCGTTACTATCAAAATAACCTAGCGGATGGTCCCAGACAGGACTCTTATGACTTATTCCTGGGAAACTTTAAGCCTTACATGACTTCAATCCAGTCTCCTTTCCCAGATAGAAGGCCACTGTATATCCAGTTTATGCCAACGGTACTCTATGCAGCATTAACTGTCTTAGGTGCCACCGTtatttttccaaaagatcACTTCACAAGCAGTAAGAATCTAGCATTCTTTTTGGGCGCTGCTGTTATTTTGTTCGTTTCAGGCCGCTttttgattcaaaatggCCTACAATACGTTAGTTGGCCAAAATTAGTCGACGTTGGTTTCTTAGtggttcaacaaactcataacaaagaaaaagagttCAAGGGACTCAAATACATTCCAAGCTCTAAGTTCGTCAAGCCCAATGTCGGAAAGAAGGACTAG
- the CDC11 gene encoding septin CDC11 (similar to Saccharomyces cerevisiae CDC11 (YJR076C); ancestral locus Anc_1.531), with product MSSIIEASSTLRKRKHLKRGITFTLMVVGQSGSGRSTFINTLCGQQVVDVSTTIMLPTDTSTEIDLQLREETVELEDDEGVKIQLNIIDTPGFGDSLDNSMSFEVISDYVRHQYDEILLEESRVRRNPRFKDGRVHCCLYLINPTGHGLKEVDVEFMRKLGSIVNVIPVISKADSLTPEELKLNKKLIMEDVDRFNLPIYNFPFDEEDISEEDYQTNTYLRSLLPFSVIGSNDAENVGDGVIIRGRKYHWGTLDVEDSSVSDFVVLRNTLLISHLHDLKDYTHEILYERYRTEALSGESVPFARSTANAGADMNYVASPALSTPSKSIHSNADQAQSNPPQDTYLAREEQIRLEEERLRAFEERVQQELIFKRKELLEREKELREIEERLEKEAQLKQESEA from the coding sequence ATGTCGAGTATTATCGAGGCATCCTCTACCttgaggaaaagaaagcATTTGAAGCGTGGGATCACGTTTACGTTGATGGTTGTTGGCCAATCTGGGAGCGGAAGATCGACCTTTATCAATACGCTATGTGGCCAGCAGGTCGTAGATGTATCTACGACAATAATGCTGCCTACTGATACTTCTACTGAGAttgatttgcaattgaggGAAGAAACGGTTGAGTTGGAGGACGATGAAGGTGTGaagattcaattgaatattattGATACACCGGGATTTGGTGACTCATTGGACAACAGTATGTCATTTGAAGTGATCTCTGACTATGTTCGTCATCAATATGATGAGATTCTGCTGGAAGAGAGCCGTGTGAGAAGAAATCCGAGGTTCAAGGATGGTAGAGTGCACTGTTGTTTGTATTTGATCAACCCAACTGGACATGGTCTCAAAGAAGTGGACGTCGAGTTTATGAGAAAGCTGGGTTCGATTGTAAATGTGATTCCAGTGATCAGTAAAGCCGACTCGCTCACTCCCGAAGAGTTGAAACTGAACAAAAAGTTAATCATGGAAGATGTAGACAGATTCAATTTGCCAATCTACAACTTCCCatttgacgaagaagatatcTCAGAAGAGGATTATCAAACGAACACATACCTGCGTTCTCTATTGCCATTCTCTGTGATCGGGTCGAACGATGCGGAGAACGTCGGCGATGGTGTCATTATTCGTGGCAGAAAATACCATTGGGGAACATtagatgttgaagattcttCCGTCTCTGATTTCGTCGTTTTGAGAAACACATTACTCATTTCACATTTGCATGATTTAAAGGATTACACACACGAGATTCTCTATGAGAGGTATAGAACCGAAGCACTTTCAGGTGAGTCAGTTCCCTTCGCCAGATCTACTGCCAACGCTGGTGCAGACATGAACTATGTTGCATCACCAGCTCTCTCTACGCCAAGTAAATCTATCCATTCGAACGCAGACCAAGCACAATCGAATCCACCTCAGGACACTTATTTGGCCAGAGAAGAACAGATAAggttggaagaagagagactAAGGGCATTTGAGGAAAGAGTGCAACAGGAgttgatattcaagagaaaagaattGTTAGAAAGGGAGAAAGAGCTAAGAGAGATCGAGGAACGgttggagaaagaagcacAGCTCAAACAGGAATCGGAGGCATAG
- the TRP3 gene encoding bifunctional anthranilate synthase/indole-3-glycerol-phosphate synthase (similar to Saccharomyces cerevisiae TRP3 (YKL211C); ancestral locus Anc_1.532) gives MTNMCAKKVVLVDNYDSFTWNIYEYLCQEGADVQVFRNDKITVEGIVELNPDIVLISPGPGHPRTDSGISRDCIRHFAGKIPVFGVCMGQQCMFEVFGGEVTFAGEIVHGKTTPIFHDNKGFFKNVPQGVAVTRYHSLAGTECSLPDELEVTARTEKGIIMGVRHKKYTVEGVQFHPESILTEEGHLMIKNILSVTGGTWETSEKGTLNGTAGKKSSILEKIYDQRRKDVEIQSKTPGFTLQDLQANFQLGLAPKSQNFYDRILASQGRAAVLAEVKRASPSKGDIQCKVVAAEQALSYAKAGADTISVLTEPHWFKGSIQDLTNVRKVLDLEYSSNPSARPCVLRKEFIFSKYQILEARLAGADTVLLIVKMLEQDQLQDLYRYAKDELQMEPLVEVNSKEELGRALTVGAKVIGVNNRDLHSFTVDLNTTSNLIDSTPAGTLLIALSGITSGQDAEKYKSEGVKGLLVGEALMRSTDVQSFIHELAV, from the coding sequence ATGACGAATATGTGTGCTAAGAAAGTAGTACTAGTTGATAATTACGACTCGTTTACTTGGAATATTTACGAGTATTTGTGCCAAGAGGGTGCCGATGTGCAGGTATTCCGTAATGATAAGATTACCGTGGAAGGAATTGTAGAGTTGAATCCTGACATTGTGCTCATTTCTCCTGGTCCGGGCCATCCAAGGACAGATTCTGGGATTTCTAGAGACTGTATTCGTCATTTTGCCGGTAAGATTCCTGTATTTGGTGTGTGTATGGGCCAGCAATGTATGTTTGAGGTATTTGGTGGTGAAGTGACTTTTGCTGGTGAGATTGTGCATGGTAAGACCACACCTATCTTCCACGATAATAAAGGTTTTTTTAAAAACGTTCCGCAGGGTGTGGCAGTTACACGATACCACTCTTTGGCTGGTACCGAATGTTCGTTGCCCGATGAGTTGGAAGTCACTGCACGGACAGAGAAAGGTATTATTATGGGTGTTAGGCATAAAAAGTACACTGTTGAAGGTGTTCAATTCCATCCAGAATCTATCTTGACTGAAGAAGGTCATttgatgatcaagaatATTCTTAGTGTTACCGGTGGTACTTGGGAAACAAGCGAAAAGGGTACTCTGAATGGAACCGCtggaaagaagagctctattttggagaaaatttATGATCAACGTAGGAAGGATGTCGAGATTCAATCAAAGACTCCCGGTTTCACTTTACAGGATTTGCAGGCCAATTTCCAGCTGGGTTTGGCACCAAAATCACAAAACTTTTACGATAGAATTTTAGCTTCTCAGGGTAGAGCTGCCGTCTTAGCTGAAGTTAAGAGAGCTTCGCCATCGAAGGGTGACATCCAATGTAAAGTTGTGGCGGCAGAGCAAGCTTTGAGTTACGCCAAGGCTGGAGCAGATACTATCTCTGTGCTAACAGAGCCTCACTGGTTCAAAGGCTCTATACAGGATTTGACCAACGTTAGAAAAGTGTTGGACTTGGAATATTCCTCCAACCCTTCTGCCAGACCCTGTGTCCTGCGGAAAGAATTCATATTCAGCAAGTACCAGATACTCGAGGCAAGATTGGCTGGTGCGGACACAGTTCTGCTGATTGTCAAGATGTTAGAGCAAGACCAACTGCAAGACCTATATAGATACGCCAAGGATGAATTGCAAATGGAACCGCTCGTTGAAGTCaactcaaaagaagaattgggGCGCGCACTGACGGTTGGTGCTAAGGTGATCGGTGTCAACAACAGGGATCTACATTCTTTTACAGTAGACCTGAACACCACTAGTAATTTGATAGATTCTACTCCAGCTGGAACACTACTGATTGCTCTCTCTGGTATTACTAGCGGGCAAGATGCCGAAAAATATAAGAGTGAAGGTGTGAAAGGTCTCCTAGTTGGTGAGGCCCTAATGAGATCGACGGATGTTCAGTCCTTTATCCACGAGCTTGCCGTTTGA
- the YRA2 gene encoding Yra2p (similar to Saccharomyces cerevisiae YRA2 (YKL214C); ancestral locus Anc_1.535), translated as MNIGGEFRGNRQRREPSRPAKKRVKFENIPLDVSDYTLEDMVQEFGTPVYSNFYDTKESRTAVFEFEDSSVLQKIVEKYNDTELNGGKLKVEIYDSNGSQDRRHRRGDNRGSGGSHYAVGKKRGKAKEQVKPTTVQDLNAELEEYMNS; from the coding sequence ATGAATATTGGGGGAGAATTTCGTGGGAATCGTCAAAGAAGGGAACCCAGTAGGCCTGCAAAGAAAAGAGTAAAGTTCGAAAATATTCCTCTCGACGTTTCTGACTACACTTTGGAAGACATGGTGCAAGAGTTCGGAACACCAGTCTATTCCAATTTTTATGACACCAAGGAAAGCAGGACTGCAGTGTTTGAGTTCGAAGATTCAAGTGTCTTGCAAAAAATTGTGGAAAAATATAATGATACTGAATTGAATGGTGGGAAATTAAAAGTAGAAATTTACGATTCCAACGGCAGCCAGGACAGAAGGCATAGAAGAGGAGATAACCGTGGCTCAGGTGGTAGTCATTATGCCGTTGGGAAGAAGAGGGGGAAAGCCAAAGAGCAGGTTAAACCCACCACTGTTCAGGACCTCAACGCTGAGCTAGAAGAGTATATGAATAGTTAG